The sequence TATGGATACTATAGGTCCCCTGGAGGCCTTCCGCCTGCGACTTGGGACCCAGGCCCGGCTGGGCCAAAAGACCTAGGCTGCGGGGAAGCGCTCCATCTCCTCGGCGATGACGATGAGTATGTCGAGGAGGTCTTCCGCGGGGTCGGGCTGCTTGACCGCGGGCACGACCCACTGGACCATCGCGCCCTGGCCGAGGATGTCCACGTCCGACTGGGCCAGGAGGCGCTGGCGCAGCACCGGGTCGAAGAGCTGCAGGCCGGCGTCCTTGTCGCTGCAGCGGGCCAGGAACCTCTCTTCGAAGGCGTGGTCGCCGGTGACCACGGGATCGGGCACGAGCATGCCCGAGCGCGCCGTCACCACGTCCTTGGGGCCTATCTCGATGCGCAGGCGGGAGGGCCGGGCCAGCACGGTCGCCACGCGCACGCCGGTTTTATAGATGTCCACGGTCACCTTGCGGCCGTTGCGCGTGCCCTGCATCCGGGGAGGGTCGGGAAGGTACTCAAGCTTGAGGATAGGAGCCAGCACGGGCCACTGCAGGCGCGGGGTGCTGGTCTTGTACTCGCGAAGGTAAAATAGCCCCATGGGCAAGGCCACGAGGACCAACGCCAGCAGGATGAAGAGCATAGCCATGGACGAGTCCTCCCGTAACAGCGGCCCTATAATAGCACAGGCATGCTTGAATTGGCTAGACCCGCCGCAGGATGAGGCTGCCGCGGGCGCTCAGGCGCAGGCCACGGAGCTTGCCCGCCTCGCAGCGGTGAGTGCCCCCGCCCCAAGCCTCGCGCCAAAGCGCGCTGCGCAGGCCGGGGGGCAGGCTGATGTCCACGGCGCGCGCCGCGCGGCCCATGTTGAGCGCCACTAGCCACTGGTCGCGGCCGAGCCCGCGGCCGTAGGCGTAGACCCCGTCTTGGGCCAGAAGCCTGGTGAAGCGGCCGCGCCGCAGGGCCGGGTGGCCCCGGCGCAGGCGGATGAGGCGCCGGAAGAAGGCCCGCAGCCTGTGGTCCCAGCGCCGCCGGTCCCAGGGGAAAGCGCGCCGGCAGTCCGGGTCGCTGCGCCCCTCCAGGCCGATCTCGTCGCCGTAGTAGATGCAAGGCGCGCCGGGGAATGTGAACAGCAAGGTCGCGGCCAGGCGCAGAGCCGCCTCGTCGCCGCGCGCCAAGGTCAGGAAGCGCGGGGTGTCGTGGCTGTCCAGGAGGTTGAGCTGGCAGCGCGTCACGGCCGGGTCGTAGAGCTTGAGGATATAATCGACCCTGTCGGCGAAGCCGGCCACGTCCAGAGGCCGTATGCCGCGGTAGTCGCCGCCGGTCCTTCGGACCTGGTCCATGTCCAGGCGGTCGCAGAAGCAGGCCAGCACGGCCTTGGTGAGGAGATAGTTCATGACCGCGTCGAACTGGTCGCCCCGGAGCCAGCGTCGGGCCTCGACCCAGATCTCTCCTACGATATAGGCCTCGGGATCCACGGCCTTCACCCGGCGGCGGAACTCGCGCCAGAAGGAATCGTCGTCTATCTCCGAAGGGACGTCGAGGCGCCAGCCGTCGACGCCGAAGCGCAGCCAGTGCTCGGCTACCCTGAAGATGAACTCGCGCACGGCCGGGGTGCTGGTGTCGAACTTGGGCAAGGCGGGCAGTCCCCACCAGGCGCCGTAGCCGAGCTCTTCGCGCGGGCCGCGGGGATAGGCGTTCAACGGCCGGCCGGCCGCCAGGCGCGCATGGTCGAGGTGGAACCAGTCCAGGTAAGGCGAGGCCGCGCCATTCTCCAGGGTGTGGTTGAACTGGTAGAGGCCGCGGCCGGAGTGGTTGAACACACCGTCGAGGACCACGCGCATGCCCCGGCGGTGGGCGGCCTTGAGCAGCTCCTCGAGGGCGGCGTCCCCGCCCAGGATGGGGTCGACGTGGAGATAGTCGCTGGTGTGGTAGCGGTGGTTGGCGGGGGAGGTGAAGACGGGCGTGAAGTAGAGGGCGTTGATGCCCAGGTCCTGGAGGTAGTCCAGCTTCTCGGCCACGCCCAGGAGGTCTCCGCCCTTGAAGCCGCAGGGGGTGGGCGGGGAGTCCCAAGGCTCGAGGCCCGAGGGCTTGGGCACGCGACGGCTCTTGGCGAAGCGGTCCGGGAAGATCTGGTAGAAGACCGCGTCCGGGACCCAGTCGGGGGTGTCTATGCGCGCCATGTGGTCAGCGGCCACTCGGGAGGTCGAAGATGAGCTTGAGCAGGAAGCGCGCCGTGCTGAGGCCCTCGGGTATGGTGGCCCCAGCAAAGGAGACCGCGGGGGAGATGAGGGGAGGAGCCCTCCTCTCCTGTTCGAGGCGCCGGCGCTCCGCGGTGAGTTCATCCTTCTCGCGCTGGCGGGCCAGGTCCAGGCCTCCGCCGCGGATGAACTCCACGATGCGGCGCAGTTCGTCGGGGTCGAACCAGATGCCGTGGGGCTTGCACACGTCGAGGATGACGCCGGAGCGGCCCGCGAAGTTGATGCGGTTCATGAGGTCGCCGCACTGCGCGCAGGGACGGTAGCGCAGGGAGGAATCCGTGGGGTCGGAGGGCTTGGGCGCTGGCGTCACCGAACCCTCGCCCAGGTAGGCGGCCTGGGTCTGGCGGTCCGCGCAGATCCTCTGGAACGAGGACGGATCGACCCACACACCGCCGCAACGGCTGCAGCCGGAGAGGCGCGCCGCGCCCAGCACTCTTGATGTCAGCGCGCCTTGGCGGCAGGTCGGGCACGAGAGGGGCGGGGCATCGGGGCCCGGCGGCAGGCCCGTGGCCCCGCAATGGGGACAGCCGCACTCGGAGTAGCTCCAGACGAAGCACCAAGGGCAGCGGACCGGGTTGAGCGTGACCTTGCAATAGGGGCAGGCCTCGGCCTTGGGTTCGGTAGGCCCGCCGCAGGAAGGGCAGCGCAGGACGGAGGCTTCGGTCATGGCGCGGATTCGATTCTAGCAGATGTGGCGCCGCGGCGGCCGCCCTTTTGTATCATAGAGGTCGGGTGGAGGAGGCAGGCATGAGAAGGCTGGGATTGCCGGTGTTGGCATGGTGCGCCGTGGCTCTGTCCGGCTGCGGCCTGCAGACGCGGGGCGCGGCCGGGGTGTCCCAGGGCTACGACGCCCTGGACCTGACCATCGGGGTCCTGCCCATCGGGGTCAGCCTCAACCAGAGCCAGAACATGTTCCCGGGCGTGGCCGCGGCCATGGACCGCTATCAGCTCTTCCGTTCCATCGAGCCCAGCGCCGCCAGCCCGAACAAGAAGTTCGACCTGCTCATGATCGTCGGCGAAGGCGTCTTCGCTCCCGAGGTCAAGGTCGTCTCCGGCTATTCCAACAAGGAGCTGTTCCGCGAGAAGGTGATGGCGCTCTATGGGGCCGGCGCCAAGAAGGCGGTCTACGACCTGGCCAAGGCCTTCGCCGTGGGCAAGCCGGCCTATCAGGAGATCATGGCCGAGCGCGAGATCTACCGCAAGCAGGGCCAGCGCCCGGCCGAGACCGCGCCGGCGACGGCTGCGACCGTGGTCTCCGATGTGGATGAGCCCGCCTACCATTCGGCCGCGCGGCCCGACGACTACGCCGTGGTCGTGGGCATCGAGCGTTATGCGGACCTGCCCGAGGCGCGCTTCGCGGTCCGCGACGCCCAGGCGGTGCGCGAGCATCTCAAGGCCCTGGGTCTGCCGGAGCGCAACATCGTGCTGCTGACTGGCGAGCGGGCCAGCAAGGCCGGCTTGGCCAAGAACCTGGAGACCTGGCTGGTCAACAACGTCAAGGAGGACTCCACGGTCTTTTTCTACTACTCGGGGCACGGGGCGCCGGAGCCGGCCACGGGGCAGGCCTATCTCGTGCCTTTCGACGGGGACCCGCAGTATCTCTCGGACACCGCTTATCCGCTCAAGCGCCTGTATCAGAAGTTGGGGGAGCTCAAGGTCAAGCGCGTCGTCGTGGCTCTCGACGCCTGCTTCTCGGGAGCGGGCGGGCGTTCGGTCCTGGCCAAGGGCATCAAGCCGCTGGTGAGCAAAGTGGTCCTGGACGTCCCGGCGCAGGGCAAGTTGGTGGCCCTCTCCGCTTCGGCGGCGGCGCAGGTGTCAGGTACGAGCGAAGAGCAAGGTCATGGTCTCTTCACCTATTATCTGCTCAAAGGGCTCAATGGCGCCGCCCAGACCGCCGGCTCCGGCGTGACGGTCCGCAGCCTCTTCGACTATCTCTCCCCCAATGTCCAGGACGAGGCCCGCCGGCAGAACCGCGAGCAGACGCCGCAACTGCAGGGGCAGGCCGCGGGCGTCAGGCTGAGGTAGAAGGCCTCAGAGCCGGCTGAAGCGCTCCGCGGCCTTGATGAGCTCGCTGCGGATGCCGGGCTCGGTCATGGAGTGTCCGGCGTCGGCCACCACGATGAACTGGGCCTGCGGCCAAGCGCGATGCAGGTCCCAGGCGGAGATGATGGGACAGCACATGTCGTAGCGGCCCTGCACGATGACCGCGGGGATGCGCCGGATCCTCCGGACGTCGTCGAGGAGTTGGGTCTGCTTCCTCAAGAACCCCTTGTTGACGAAGTAGTGGCACTCGATTCGCGCGAAGGCCTCGGCGAAGCGGCTCTTACCGAAGCGCGCCATCAGGCTCATGTCCTGGTGGAGCTTGCTGGTGGCTCCCTCCCAGATGGCCCAGGCCTTGGCCGCGGCCAGGCGCGTGCTGCGGTCCGGGCTGGTCAGGCGGCGGTGGTAGGCTTTGACGAGGTCCCGTCTTTCCTTGGGCGGGATGGGCTTGAGGTAGTGCTCCCAGGCGTCGGGGAACACGAAGTTGGCGCCCTCCTGATAGAACCAGCGCAGCTCCTTGTCCCGGAGCAGGAAGATGCCGCGCAGGATGAGCGCCTTGCAGCGCTTAGGATGGGTCTCGGCATAGGCGAGGGTCAAGGTGCTGCCCCAACTCCCGCCGAAGACCACCCAGCGCTCGATGCCGAGGTGCTCGCGCAGGCGCTCGATGTCGGCGACCAGGTCCCAAGTGGTGTTCTCGCGCAACTCCGCGTGGGGCTTGCTCTTGCCGCAGCCGCGCTGGTCGAAGAGCACGATGCGCCATTTCCTGGGATTGAAATAGCGGGGATAGATGGGTTCGATTCCGCCGCCGGGTCCGCCGTGGAGGAAGATGAGGGGTTTTCCCTTGGGATTGCCGCATTCCTCGTAGTGGATGGTGTGCAGGGGCGAAACCTTGAGGAAGCCTTCGTTGTACGGCTTGATCTTCGGAAAGATGTCCTTGAGCTTTTCCATGGAGGCATCATACCAAGA comes from Elusimicrobiota bacterium and encodes:
- a CDS encoding glycoside hydrolase family 13 protein — its product is MARIDTPDWVPDAVFYQIFPDRFAKSRRVPKPSGLEPWDSPPTPCGFKGGDLLGVAEKLDYLQDLGINALYFTPVFTSPANHRYHTSDYLHVDPILGGDAALEELLKAAHRRGMRVVLDGVFNHSGRGLYQFNHTLENGAASPYLDWFHLDHARLAAGRPLNAYPRGPREELGYGAWWGLPALPKFDTSTPAVREFIFRVAEHWLRFGVDGWRLDVPSEIDDDSFWREFRRRVKAVDPEAYIVGEIWVEARRWLRGDQFDAVMNYLLTKAVLACFCDRLDMDQVRRTGGDYRGIRPLDVAGFADRVDYILKLYDPAVTRCQLNLLDSHDTPRFLTLARGDEAALRLAATLLFTFPGAPCIYYGDEIGLEGRSDPDCRRAFPWDRRRWDHRLRAFFRRLIRLRRGHPALRRGRFTRLLAQDGVYAYGRGLGRDQWLVALNMGRAARAVDISLPPGLRSALWREAWGGGTHRCEAGKLRGLRLSARGSLILRRV
- a CDS encoding zf-TFIIB domain-containing protein, giving the protein MTEASVLRCPSCGGPTEPKAEACPYCKVTLNPVRCPWCFVWSYSECGCPHCGATGLPPGPDAPPLSCPTCRQGALTSRVLGAARLSGCSRCGGVWVDPSSFQRICADRQTQAAYLGEGSVTPAPKPSDPTDSSLRYRPCAQCGDLMNRINFAGRSGVILDVCKPHGIWFDPDELRRIVEFIRGGGLDLARQREKDELTAERRRLEQERRAPPLISPAVSFAGATIPEGLSTARFLLKLIFDLPSGR
- a CDS encoding caspase family protein; amino-acid sequence: MRRLGLPVLAWCAVALSGCGLQTRGAAGVSQGYDALDLTIGVLPIGVSLNQSQNMFPGVAAAMDRYQLFRSIEPSAASPNKKFDLLMIVGEGVFAPEVKVVSGYSNKELFREKVMALYGAGAKKAVYDLAKAFAVGKPAYQEIMAEREIYRKQGQRPAETAPATAATVVSDVDEPAYHSAARPDDYAVVVGIERYADLPEARFAVRDAQAVREHLKALGLPERNIVLLTGERASKAGLAKNLETWLVNNVKEDSTVFFYYSGHGAPEPATGQAYLVPFDGDPQYLSDTAYPLKRLYQKLGELKVKRVVVALDACFSGAGGRSVLAKGIKPLVSKVVLDVPAQGKLVALSASAAAQVSGTSEEQGHGLFTYYLLKGLNGAAQTAGSGVTVRSLFDYLSPNVQDEARRQNREQTPQLQGQAAGVRLR
- the pip gene encoding prolyl aminopeptidase, giving the protein MEKLKDIFPKIKPYNEGFLKVSPLHTIHYEECGNPKGKPLIFLHGGPGGGIEPIYPRYFNPRKWRIVLFDQRGCGKSKPHAELRENTTWDLVADIERLREHLGIERWVVFGGSWGSTLTLAYAETHPKRCKALILRGIFLLRDKELRWFYQEGANFVFPDAWEHYLKPIPPKERRDLVKAYHRRLTSPDRSTRLAAAKAWAIWEGATSKLHQDMSLMARFGKSRFAEAFARIECHYFVNKGFLRKQTQLLDDVRRIRRIPAVIVQGRYDMCCPIISAWDLHRAWPQAQFIVVADAGHSMTEPGIRSELIKAAERFSRL